A single Paraburkholderia sp. FT54 DNA region contains:
- a CDS encoding fimbrial assembly protein, which yields MTGGLLHAAASDSRATVRGTRFARSWLGGFNLLPYRQRNARLARQRRVLEWIAAVCAGCVAVFALAGWQAIERARFDAQRVSIEHTLTQLSAPLAEHAALLSSRDEQRRNAARSKSLSEPLTHLRDLLDALSFEPGDGVVLQQLRQRVDETELQATSRGHLASAEWLKRLSAIRGVKGAEVSDLHRSASRGGMATEASIGGPVEFGAHLRWNEPAQKAARPAGSTAQRPVKSEQSRGAK from the coding sequence ATGACGGGCGGCCTGTTGCACGCGGCCGCCTCCGACAGTCGAGCAACGGTACGCGGCACACGCTTCGCGCGATCGTGGCTCGGCGGTTTCAATCTGCTGCCTTACCGGCAACGCAATGCGCGGCTCGCGCGCCAGCGACGCGTACTCGAATGGATTGCCGCGGTCTGCGCCGGTTGCGTCGCCGTCTTCGCATTGGCCGGCTGGCAGGCAATCGAAAGGGCGCGCTTCGATGCGCAGCGCGTGTCGATCGAACACACGCTCACGCAACTATCAGCGCCGCTCGCGGAGCACGCGGCACTGCTGAGCTCGCGCGACGAACAGCGCCGGAACGCGGCGCGCTCAAAGAGCCTGTCCGAACCGCTCACGCATCTACGCGACTTGCTCGATGCGTTGAGCTTCGAGCCGGGCGACGGCGTGGTGTTGCAGCAGTTGCGCCAGCGTGTGGACGAGACCGAGTTGCAGGCGACATCGCGTGGACATCTCGCCTCGGCCGAGTGGCTCAAGCGTCTGAGTGCGATCCGCGGCGTGAAGGGGGCGGAGGTGAGCGACCTGCATCGCTCGGCTTCACGCGGTGGCATGGCTACGGAGGCGAGCATCGGTGGTCCGGTCGAATTCGGTGCGCATCTGCGCTGGAACGAGCCGGCGCAAAAAGCGGCCCGTCCGGCCGGGTCCACGGCGCAGCGTCCTGTGAAGTCTGAACAATCAAGAGGTGCGAAATGA
- a CDS encoding DUF883 family protein, with the protein MTALPNTRDALGESWTSTSRRARRIARHSRHAAEDIAGELRTLMSELESTLADGTQADAVALRSKLRKQLEVARSRLNDTREAVRERAQVAVADADDYVHENPWQTIAIVGGVALIAGALFASRLR; encoded by the coding sequence ATGACTGCACTTCCGAATACGCGAGACGCCCTCGGCGAATCCTGGACCAGCACCAGCCGCCGTGCGCGGCGTATCGCTCGCCATAGCCGCCATGCGGCCGAAGATATCGCAGGCGAACTGCGCACGCTAATGTCGGAACTTGAATCCACGCTGGCGGATGGCACCCAGGCGGACGCGGTGGCATTGCGCAGCAAACTTCGCAAGCAACTCGAGGTAGCGCGCTCTCGCTTGAACGATACGCGCGAAGCCGTACGTGAACGCGCCCAAGTGGCGGTCGCCGATGCCGACGATTACGTGCATGAGAATCCGTGGCAGACGATTGCGATCGTCGGCGGCGTCGCGTTGATCGCGGGCGCGTTGTTCGCGTCGCGGTTGCGCTAA
- a CDS encoding shikimate kinase, whose protein sequence is MQARDAHANVFFVGLMGAGKTTVGRAIARRLDRPFFDSDHEIEARTGARIPVIFELEGEAGFREREASVISDLTGRDNIVLATGGGAILLPENREALQNRGVVIYLRANPHDLWLRTRRDKNRPLLQTEDPKARLEALYEVRDPLYRECAHFVIETGRPSVNGLVNMVLMQLEMAGVAKHPAS, encoded by the coding sequence TTGCAAGCGCGGGACGCACACGCCAATGTATTTTTTGTAGGGCTCATGGGGGCAGGAAAAACCACCGTGGGCCGGGCCATTGCGCGCCGTCTCGATCGCCCGTTCTTCGATTCCGACCATGAAATCGAGGCGCGCACGGGCGCGCGCATCCCGGTGATCTTCGAGCTGGAGGGCGAGGCGGGCTTTCGCGAGCGCGAAGCGAGCGTGATTTCCGATCTCACCGGGCGCGACAATATCGTGCTCGCGACGGGCGGCGGCGCGATACTGCTGCCGGAAAACCGTGAGGCGCTGCAAAATCGCGGGGTGGTGATCTATCTGCGCGCCAATCCGCACGACCTGTGGCTGCGCACCCGGCGCGACAAAAATCGCCCGCTTTTGCAGACCGAAGACCCCAAAGCGCGCCTCGAAGCACTCTACGAAGTGCGCGACCCGTTGTACCGGGAATGCGCGCACTTCGTGATCGAAACCGGCCGGCCCTCGGTCAACGGACTCGTCAACATGGTTCTGATGCAGCTCGAGATGGCCGGCGTCGCCAAACATCCTGCGTCATAA
- a CDS encoding deoxyguanosinetriphosphate triphosphohydrolase: MTDRRSDDVKHEPAAGAATIGVPSQDALEAHLAPYAAHSAQSRGRRYPEAAPSARTEFQRDRDRIVHSTAFRRLEYKTQVFVNHEGDLFRTRLTHSLEVAQIARSVARNLRVNEDLVEAISLAHDLGHTPFGHAGQDALNECMREHGGFEHNLQSLAVVDDLEEHYGAFNGLNLCFETREGILKHCSRENARRLGALGERFLEGRQPSIEAQIANVADEIAYNNHDVDDGLRSGLLTVEQLSEVELWQVHYEAARSDFPRIEGRRLIHETVRRIINTLIVDLIDTTKLNLDRHAPASLDAVRLSPALVAHSDATAAQAAALKRFLFKNLYRHYRVMRMANKARRVVAGLFDAFTDDPRLLPPGYQSTDATQQPRLIAHYIAGMTDRYAVKEYQRLFVIDDN, translated from the coding sequence GTGACTGACAGGCGCAGCGACGATGTAAAGCATGAACCGGCGGCAGGCGCGGCGACGATCGGTGTGCCTTCGCAGGACGCACTCGAAGCGCACCTCGCGCCGTACGCGGCGCATTCCGCGCAGTCGCGCGGCCGCCGCTATCCGGAAGCCGCCCCCAGCGCGCGCACAGAATTTCAGCGAGACCGCGACCGCATCGTCCATTCGACGGCATTCCGCCGGCTCGAGTACAAGACTCAGGTGTTCGTGAACCACGAGGGCGACCTGTTTCGCACGCGTCTGACTCACAGTCTGGAGGTCGCGCAGATCGCGCGGTCGGTCGCGCGTAATCTGCGGGTGAACGAAGACCTCGTCGAAGCCATATCGCTCGCTCACGACCTGGGCCATACGCCTTTCGGCCATGCCGGGCAGGACGCGCTCAATGAATGCATGCGCGAGCATGGCGGCTTCGAGCACAATCTGCAAAGCCTGGCGGTCGTCGACGATCTGGAGGAGCACTACGGCGCGTTCAACGGCCTGAACCTCTGCTTCGAAACGCGTGAGGGGATTTTGAAGCACTGCTCGCGCGAGAACGCGCGGCGGCTCGGGGCCTTGGGCGAGCGCTTTCTCGAAGGGCGGCAACCGTCCATCGAGGCGCAGATCGCGAACGTTGCCGACGAGATCGCGTACAACAACCACGATGTCGACGACGGTTTGCGTTCGGGCCTGCTCACTGTGGAGCAGCTCTCCGAAGTGGAGTTGTGGCAGGTGCACTACGAGGCGGCGCGCAGCGACTTTCCGCGGATCGAAGGGCGCAGGCTCATTCACGAAACGGTGCGCCGCATCATCAACACGCTTATCGTCGATCTGATCGATACGACCAAGCTGAATCTGGACCGCCACGCGCCGGCGTCGCTGGACGCTGTGCGCCTATCGCCCGCGCTCGTCGCGCATAGCGACGCGACTGCCGCGCAGGCCGCGGCACTCAAGCGCTTTCTGTTCAAGAATCTGTATCGTCATTACCGCGTGATGCGCATGGCCAACAAGGCGAGGCGTGTCGTCGCCGGTCTGTTCGACGCGTTCACTGACGATCCGCGGCTCTTGCCGCCGGGCTATCAATCGACGGACGCAACCCAGCAACCGCGTCTGATCGCCCACTACATCGCGGGCATGACGGATCGCTATGCGGTCAAGGAATACCAGCGGCTGTTTGTGATCGACGACAACTGA
- the pilM gene encoding pilus assembly protein PilM translates to MALKRSWLQAVQPGAQRFAAGIDVGSQTVRLIVLSQRVRSPGALHIEYVSTVPLVAGAMAGSEIADRHAVARALRDAFAGLPHACATHALRCSMALPASATMTTTVPLARLAAQSGCSEDGGHQLAELEPAVMNEVERIAGLERHALAVDWYVDEAYSPVRSITIAATARQHLEARIECAALAGISLTAIDGEPHAALRAMRYAASYELDPHEPYVALWIGTDGVYGWRIVDDIIAREMRYPAPEHTDLADALRDLAHGPELDCALVCGEVDLLDGVGFSTADIADVLSCTVLPFECAALGGLVRPLDDSLLHEPSGAVAFGLALRGVLE, encoded by the coding sequence ATGGCATTGAAAAGATCTTGGCTTCAGGCAGTGCAACCCGGTGCGCAGCGTTTTGCTGCAGGGATCGATGTCGGTTCGCAGACCGTGCGTCTGATCGTGCTGAGTCAGCGCGTGCGCTCACCCGGCGCGCTGCATATCGAATACGTGAGCACCGTGCCACTTGTTGCCGGCGCAATGGCCGGCAGCGAGATCGCCGACCGTCACGCGGTGGCGCGTGCGTTGCGCGACGCATTCGCCGGACTGCCGCACGCGTGTGCGACACATGCCTTGCGATGCTCGATGGCGTTGCCCGCATCGGCCACCATGACCACTACCGTGCCGCTCGCGCGGCTTGCCGCGCAGAGCGGTTGTTCGGAAGACGGCGGCCATCAGCTGGCTGAACTGGAGCCGGCGGTGATGAACGAGGTCGAGCGCATTGCCGGCCTGGAGCGACATGCTCTCGCCGTCGACTGGTATGTCGACGAAGCGTATTCGCCGGTCCGCTCCATCACCATTGCCGCCACCGCGCGGCAACATCTCGAAGCGCGAATCGAATGCGCGGCGCTTGCCGGCATCTCGCTCACCGCCATCGACGGTGAGCCGCATGCCGCATTGCGCGCCATGCGCTACGCGGCGAGTTACGAACTCGATCCGCACGAGCCGTATGTCGCGTTGTGGATCGGTACGGATGGCGTGTACGGCTGGCGGATCGTTGACGACATCATCGCCCGCGAGATGCGCTATCCGGCACCGGAGCACACTGATCTTGCCGATGCATTGCGCGACCTGGCGCACGGTCCGGAACTCGACTGCGCGTTGGTGTGCGGCGAGGTCGATCTGCTCGACGGCGTCGGTTTCTCGACCGCGGATATCGCGGACGTGTTGAGCTGCACGGTGCTGCCATTCGAATGCGCGGCGCTGGGCGGCCTCGTTCGACCGCTGGACGATTCGCTGTTGCACGAGCCGTCCGGCGCGGTCGCGTTCGGGCTTGCATTGCGTGGAGTGCTCGAATGA
- the aroB gene encoding 3-dehydroquinate synthase, with product MDRMITVNVELGERAYPIHIGADLIGQTALFAPHIAGSSVTIVTNTTVDPLYGDKLRAALAPLGKQVSTVVLPDGEAYKNLETLNLIFDALLGAKADRKTTLIALGGGVIGDMTGFAAACYMRGVPFIQVPTTLLSQVDSSVGGKTGINHPLGKNMIGAFYQPQAVIADIGALRTLPARELAAGVAEVIKTGAIADVGFFNWIEANIEALNRCEPEALAEAVKRSCEIKASVVAQDEREGGLRAILNFGHTFGHAIEAGLGYGEWLHGEAVGCGMVMAADLSVRMGYLDEAARKRLVDVIVAAHLPTRAPALGDARYVELMRVDKKAEAGAIKFILLKRFGETLITQAPDAEVHATLAAAV from the coding sequence ATGGACCGTATGATTACCGTCAACGTCGAACTGGGCGAACGCGCCTACCCCATCCATATCGGTGCCGATCTGATCGGCCAGACCGCGCTGTTCGCGCCGCATATCGCCGGCAGCTCGGTCACCATCGTCACCAATACGACCGTCGACCCGCTGTACGGCGACAAGCTGCGCGCCGCGCTGGCGCCGCTCGGCAAACAGGTGTCCACGGTCGTGTTGCCGGACGGCGAGGCGTACAAGAACCTCGAAACCCTGAACCTGATTTTCGACGCGCTGCTCGGCGCCAAGGCCGATCGCAAGACTACCCTGATCGCATTGGGCGGCGGCGTGATCGGTGACATGACGGGTTTTGCGGCCGCCTGCTACATGCGCGGCGTGCCCTTCATTCAGGTGCCGACCACGTTGCTGTCGCAGGTCGATTCGTCGGTGGGCGGCAAGACGGGCATCAATCACCCGCTCGGCAAGAACATGATCGGCGCGTTCTACCAGCCGCAGGCCGTGATTGCCGATATCGGCGCGCTGCGCACGCTGCCGGCGCGTGAACTGGCGGCTGGCGTCGCCGAAGTGATCAAGACCGGTGCCATCGCCGACGTGGGTTTCTTCAACTGGATCGAAGCCAATATTGAAGCGTTGAACCGCTGCGAACCCGAAGCACTGGCCGAGGCAGTCAAGCGGTCGTGCGAAATCAAGGCGTCGGTGGTCGCGCAGGATGAGCGCGAAGGCGGCCTGCGCGCCATCCTCAATTTCGGCCACACCTTCGGCCATGCGATCGAAGCCGGCCTCGGCTACGGCGAATGGCTGCACGGCGAGGCGGTCGGCTGCGGGATGGTGATGGCGGCGGATCTGTCCGTGCGCATGGGCTATCTCGACGAAGCGGCGCGCAAGCGTCTGGTCGACGTGATCGTCGCCGCGCATTTGCCGACCCGGGCGCCCGCGCTCGGTGACGCGCGCTATGTCGAACTCATGCGGGTCGACAAGAAGGCGGAAGCCGGCGCGATCAAATTCATTCTGCTGAAGCGTTTCGGTGAGACGCTGATCACCCAGGCGCCCGACGCCGAGGTGCACGCCACGCTGGCCGCCGCCGTCTGA
- a CDS encoding OmpW family outer membrane protein, which produces MKLKQAVTGIAALACMTTAAHAQSAGSFFVTSGWFHLAPQSSSQPLKVTSIGGSPTNITEANTGATLGSADTLGFTAGYFITDHIATEFAIGIPPSFDLEGSGSLAQFGKLGQAKQWSPTLLFKYYFNAPTATFRPYLGIGVSRIWFTDEKITNSAFEANVLHGPTSVSTDSSWEPVFNAGFTYAFNQHWFAGFSVSYLPLSTTAKLNTAANTPVGTLNVQSQTKIKLNPIVTYVNIGYRF; this is translated from the coding sequence ATGAAATTAAAACAGGCCGTAACGGGGATCGCGGCGCTAGCCTGCATGACAACGGCAGCGCATGCGCAATCGGCCGGTAGCTTTTTCGTCACATCAGGCTGGTTCCATCTTGCGCCTCAATCGAGCAGCCAACCGTTGAAAGTGACAAGCATTGGCGGCAGCCCGACCAACATCACCGAAGCCAACACCGGCGCAACACTCGGTTCAGCCGATACCCTCGGCTTCACTGCCGGCTACTTCATCACCGACCACATCGCAACCGAATTCGCGATTGGCATCCCGCCTTCATTCGACCTCGAAGGTTCAGGCAGCCTCGCCCAATTCGGCAAGCTCGGCCAGGCAAAACAGTGGAGCCCGACTCTGCTGTTCAAGTACTACTTCAACGCCCCGACTGCCACGTTCCGCCCATATCTTGGCATTGGTGTGAGCCGCATCTGGTTCACCGACGAAAAGATCACCAACAGCGCATTCGAGGCAAACGTACTGCATGGTCCGACCAGCGTCTCTACGGATAGTTCGTGGGAGCCGGTGTTTAATGCCGGTTTCACCTATGCCTTCAACCAGCACTGGTTCGCGGGCTTTTCCGTTTCGTACCTGCCGCTCAGCACGACCGCCAAGCTGAACACTGCGGCGAACACGCCAGTCGGCACGCTGAACGTGCAATCGCAAACCAAGATCAAGCTGAACCCGATCGTTACCTACGTCAACATCGGTTACCGTTTCTAA
- a CDS encoding transposase, producing MARLARLYVPDQPQHVILRGLDQQPAFVDDQDYELFIDCLKAASRDHHLSIHAYALMPGAVQLLVTPTEESSLPKAMQAVGRRYVAHFNRRYARRGTLWEGRYRATVIEGERYFLLASRVVEMCPVRAGLVSAPEDYRWSSYRHHIGLTLDSLITDHPLYWSLGNTPFERQRAYRELCEQPLDEREASQLQQATLKGWVLGSDTYREWAARAANRRVSPLPRGRPRKVRETPQQQ from the coding sequence ATGGCACGGCTTGCACGTCTCTATGTCCCTGACCAGCCGCAACACGTCATCCTCCGCGGGCTCGATCAGCAGCCCGCATTCGTCGACGACCAGGACTACGAGCTCTTCATTGATTGTTTGAAAGCGGCTTCGCGCGACCATCATTTATCCATCCACGCCTACGCGTTGATGCCTGGCGCGGTGCAACTGCTCGTCACGCCGACCGAGGAGTCGAGTCTGCCGAAGGCGATGCAGGCGGTCGGGCGCCGTTACGTGGCGCACTTTAACAGGCGCTACGCGCGCCGAGGCACATTGTGGGAAGGCCGCTACAGGGCCACGGTGATCGAAGGCGAGCGCTACTTTCTGCTGGCAAGCCGCGTCGTCGAGATGTGTCCGGTGCGCGCCGGGCTCGTGAGCGCGCCGGAAGACTACCGCTGGTCGAGCTATCGCCATCACATCGGCCTGACGCTCGACAGTCTGATTACCGACCACCCGCTGTACTGGTCGCTCGGCAATACGCCGTTCGAGAGGCAGCGCGCGTACCGCGAACTGTGCGAGCAGCCGCTCGACGAACGCGAAGCCAGCCAGCTCCAGCAGGCCACCCTGAAGGGCTGGGTGTTGGGCAGCGATACGTACCGCGAGTGGGCGGCGCGCGCTGCCAACCGGCGTGTGTCGCCGCTGCCGCGCGGGCGGCCGCGCAAGGTGCGCGAGACGCCGCAACAGCAATAA
- a CDS encoding type IV pilus secretin PilQ: protein MRLVEPFPIASSSVDTRASLRLKVCLGLYVGMTLSGGIAQASTPSTPPLPPLPAYMPFDDAVSPRDAPYGAPPLSRDVSTEVPNPFRRDSADDPEVLRASATAANTRADEPAADGVDGSLPLRRQSAAPAPADADADGAVPLRRQSAAAARGDATDAVALEGPPVPLPPLARLSNTPRSAADAGLAPDDKPISLHFQRAELGAVLNAFAGFTGLNIVASERVRGAVSLRLDKVPWRTAFDTLLDVNGLAMERHGNVIWVAPIADLAARERQRFEAHARAAELEPLASRTFELHYAHAEDVRRLLTGSGAQRVLSKRGAATADPRTNLLFVTDLEGRLVQIAALLASVDRPTRQVLIEARIVEGEHGFSRNLGVKLSMAGTNADDTAKGLTSAGYDLSARPISGFDAATAGLTLFAAGATRLLNIELSALEAQGRGEIVSSPRVVTADRMKAVVEQGTELPYQAKVGQGVSGVQFRRATLKLEVEPQIMPDGRVVLDLDVAKDSVGEQTDAGPAINTKHVQTRVEVEDGGTVSIGGIYATDDRDDVTRVPLLGKIPVLGALFRHRAHRDQRSELAVFITPRVVQTN from the coding sequence ATGAGACTGGTTGAGCCATTCCCGATTGCATCTTCGAGTGTCGATACGCGTGCGTCTCTTCGCCTGAAAGTGTGTCTTGGCCTGTATGTCGGCATGACGCTGAGCGGTGGTATCGCGCAGGCTTCGACGCCATCGACGCCGCCGCTGCCGCCGCTGCCAGCCTACATGCCGTTCGACGACGCGGTTTCGCCGCGCGATGCCCCATACGGCGCGCCGCCGCTGTCGCGCGACGTCTCCACTGAAGTGCCCAATCCGTTTCGCCGAGATTCCGCGGACGATCCAGAAGTATTGCGCGCGAGCGCGACGGCGGCCAATACTCGCGCGGACGAACCCGCCGCCGACGGCGTCGACGGCTCGCTGCCGTTGCGAAGGCAATCTGCCGCTCCGGCTCCCGCCGATGCTGACGCCGACGGCGCCGTCCCGCTGCGAAGGCAATCCGCCGCTGCGGCGCGCGGCGATGCCACCGACGCCGTCGCGCTCGAAGGTCCACCCGTGCCGCTGCCGCCGCTCGCGCGTCTGAGCAACACGCCGCGCAGTGCCGCCGACGCGGGCCTCGCCCCCGACGACAAACCGATCTCGCTGCATTTCCAGCGTGCGGAACTCGGCGCCGTCCTCAACGCGTTCGCCGGATTCACCGGATTGAACATCGTTGCGAGCGAGAGAGTGCGCGGCGCCGTCTCGCTACGGCTCGACAAGGTGCCGTGGCGCACCGCGTTCGACACCTTGCTCGACGTCAACGGCCTGGCGATGGAGCGACACGGCAACGTGATCTGGGTTGCGCCGATTGCGGATCTGGCCGCGCGCGAGCGGCAGCGCTTCGAAGCGCACGCCCGGGCCGCCGAACTCGAGCCGCTTGCCAGCCGCACGTTCGAACTGCACTACGCGCATGCCGAGGACGTCAGGCGTCTGCTGACCGGTTCGGGCGCCCAGCGCGTACTGTCGAAGCGCGGTGCCGCGACGGCCGATCCGCGCACCAATCTGCTGTTCGTGACCGACCTGGAAGGGCGCCTCGTGCAGATTGCGGCGCTGCTCGCCTCGGTTGATCGGCCGACGCGGCAGGTGCTGATCGAAGCGCGTATCGTCGAGGGCGAGCATGGTTTTTCGCGCAATCTCGGCGTGAAGCTGTCCATGGCGGGCACGAACGCCGACGACACCGCGAAAGGATTGACCTCCGCCGGCTACGATCTGTCGGCACGCCCGATCTCCGGCTTCGACGCCGCGACCGCCGGCCTGACCCTGTTCGCCGCCGGCGCGACGCGGCTGCTGAACATCGAGCTGAGCGCGCTCGAAGCGCAGGGGCGCGGCGAAATCGTCTCGAGTCCGCGCGTGGTCACGGCCGACCGGATGAAAGCGGTCGTCGAGCAGGGCACCGAGCTGCCGTATCAGGCGAAAGTGGGGCAGGGCGTGTCGGGCGTGCAGTTTCGCCGCGCCACGCTCAAACTGGAGGTTGAGCCGCAGATCATGCCGGACGGCCGGGTAGTGCTCGACCTCGACGTCGCCAAGGACAGCGTCGGCGAACAGACCGACGCCGGGCCCGCGATCAACACCAAACACGTGCAAACGCGCGTCGAAGTCGAGGATGGTGGTACGGTGTCGATCGGCGGAATTTACGCGACCGACGACCGGGACGATGTGACGCGGGTGCCGCTCCTGGGCAAAATACCGGTTTTAGGTGCGCTGTTCCGCCATCGGGCCCATCGCGACCAGCGCAGCGAACTGGCTGTCTTTATCACGCCGCGCGTCGTTCAGACAAATTAG